The region ATCGCGTTAGGCAGCAGATTGACATAAAACGTTTTGGGATTCCCCGTTTTGGCGATCGCCTGCAAGCAAGTCGCCAACGCTAGTTCATCAAACTCATTCGTCAAGCTTAAAGATACTGCCCCATCAATCAGTTGTTGCCCGGTAAAGTAAGCATCATCCTCATCGCTACAAGCCCGCGCCAGACATTCATAAGCCATCACAGTCCCATTGCACAAATCAAAAATCGGCTGGTAGTCAAAAAAGAGTCTTTGCTGCGCTAAAACTCGTAAAAACCAGGCATGTTTCACTGAAGCAGTAATCGTACTCAGGGGTTGAGCATCTAGAAAATCAATCAATAGAGTTTGAGAACTTAATGATGAGCGAGTAATGCAATACCGCGACTGCGTTTGACTAAATTCTGAAAGTGCTTGACTAATCTGCGTAAATATGTTAGAGAGTTGATGCTGACAGATCGCTTGATATAAAAGCTGCGGAACTTGAGGAACAGAGTAGAAGCCCAAGTTGTTCAGGATGTGACGTGTCTCCGGGGTGTCCGGCTGAATAATCAGTTTGAGTGGTTCAGTCAATGAAGTTGCTGTACGCACGATGTTATCTTCCGTCTTCTCCAAGTTTTGCTTGGTAAGATTCACCCTAACTTTATAAATGAAGTTAGACAAACCGCATTCCCTTTACATTCTTGCAAGTTATCACGGTTTATCATCGTTAGTGCCTTAATATTCCTGAAAGCTTGTCTATTGTTTCTATGGCAATGTACGTAGACTAGCTGTATCCAGCAATTTTGCCAATCCTTTAAGAGACAGATTCGCAATTGTCTGAGCATGAAGTGTTGGTATAAATCTGTGCATTCTGGTAATAGTTTTGACACCCGTGAGGGGAACACTAGAGTACAAGCAAACCATCAGTTAGATTGAACGCTGTCTGAGCGGCTTAAGGGGTTGCATAAAACGTTGTCATCATCCTGATTGTGATATTAAGACAGTCCACAACTGCACAGGAAACATCCGTTTCCAGAATGGTCTCAAAATTCACCTTGATACAGTTCGTATTCTCTGCTGCCCGGAAATAGTTAACTTTCACCCGTAGTTGTAGACATGTCGGCTCCCCCTTGCGATTGGTAGGTATCTGATGAGACTGAAAGCTGTTTGGCTAACCACAGTGAGTTTATCAACGCTGACCCTATTGGCAGTTATCTCGTTAGGTGAATCAGCGATGCAACTCTGGACTCCGGAAGTAGCTCAAGCTGCGAAGGTGACGGCTAACCTGTTCAAGCGCAAATCGTTGCATCCTGTTCTCCTGAGCCGCCGTGACTATTCCCAATCGCCCCTGAAACAGCCATTAGCACTCAATCCTGTTTACTCAGAGGATTTACTGAGTTACACGCTTACTCAACGGTTATCTTTAGACTATCCAATCCGCGATCGCCGTTCTCAATCATCCCTAACTGGTCATAAAAGTCAGGCAGCTATCAATGAGAATCAAGTTTCTGCTGGTGAGATTTTTGGGTCTGGCTATGACATGGAATTACGAGTTCGCCAGGGAGCATTAGAGGAAACGTTAAAGCGGCAGAAATACGAAATCAAAAAACTAGAGCTTGACCTGGCGAAAGAACAATATCGTGATGGCAAAATTTCTCAAGCTGAGTTCAACCAAAAAGCTAAACTCTATCAAATGGCGTTAGAAGAATACAAAGCGTTCGCTCATTCCTCTAAAATGGCTGATTAGCCATTAGCCATTTTGCCGTGATGGGGGTGTTTCCCATTTTGCCAGCCAACCATTCATCGCATCCAGCTCAAGTAATAGGAATTGATTTGGGTGGCACTGCGCTCAAGTTCGGGTGCTTTGGTCCAGAGGGCACCTGTCTGAAGTCGTTGAGTATTCCCACTCCCCAACCAGCGACTCCAGAAACGGTGGTCGCAACAATGTCAGATGCGATCGCGCAACTCGATTCAGAGCAACACGCGATCGCGATCGGGGTAGGAACTCCAGGTCCAGCTGACGCGGCTGGACGGATTGCTCGAGTTGCAATCAACCTGAGCGGTTGGCATGATGTCCCCCTGGCTGACTGGTTAGAAGCTAAAACCGGACGTCCTACTATCATTGCGAATGATGCTAACTGTGCTGGGTTAGGAGAAGCGTGGCTGGGGGCTGGACGCTGGTATCGCAACTTGATTTTGCTGACCCTGGGAACGGGTGTGGGGGGAGCGGTGATTTTAGACGGCAAGTTATTTGTCGGGCATCATGGCACGGCCGCCGAATTAGGATTGATCACGCTGAATCCTAATGGACCACCTTGTAACAGTGGCAATCAGGGATCGCTGGAGCAATATGTTTCAGTTCAGGCAATTCGCCGACGAACCGGGCTGGAGCCAAAGGAACTGGGTGAGATGGCGTTAGCAGGTGATCCAAAAGCGCTGGCGTTCTGGCAGGACTATGGCAAAGATTTAGGAGCGGGGCTAGCCAGTTTAATCTACGTGCTCACGCCGGAAGCAGTTGTGATTGGGGGCGGGGTTAGTGCCAGCGCAGATTTCTTTTTGCCAGCGGTGCAAGCTGAAATTGAGCGGCGTGTGTTACCTAGTTCACGGGCAGGATTGCAGTTGTTAAAAGCGGAACTAGGCAATCAAGCAGGCATTGTTGGTGCTGCCAAACTAGCCTGGCAACTTGTTGACGATTGCGTAACCTAAGCTTTAATTCTCAGACAGCGCTGGTACGCGATCGCCTTCTACTAAAATGACGTAAGTTCTAACGGGGTTAGAAGACAGCCAAAGGTTCTTCTGTCAATTTCTGTTCACTGAACTCACGTTACGATGACTCTAATTCAGGGACATGCCTGTTTTGTTCTTAACGTAGTCTAAAACTGCCTGATAAGACGTTGGGTCACTTTGCTGATTAATCACAATGGTAGTATTGCCGTCCATTACAACAAATGAGATTCGACCGTTAGGGGTGTGACAAAACGCACCCACTTGATCCAGGTCAATAATATAGGTGTTGCGATCGTAGATCAGCTTGAGCCAATAGGTCACGAAGTTTCCTCACATCCCGCGTCTCAACAGTACAAGTCTAAATAGATACTTCACACGCAAGACTTTGATTCGGGAAATTAAGCATTGTCTGCGTCTAAACCTTCATTCTTTTGGGAAAAACCTCTTTCTTGGAAGAACTTCTAAACTTCGAGATGAGCATGGTTTAGCGAAGACCTGCACTTTGCATTTCGATATCTGCTTCTGAAGCATCAGAACTGAGCGATCGCGATTCATCACTGTTGAGCGAGGTTGATGGATTATGTGACAACGTTGCCTGCACAAACCCCTTAAATAAAGGATGGGGATGATTTGGGCGGGACTGGAACTCCGGGTGAAACTGAGTTGCGATAAAAAATGGATGATTCGGCAACTCGATAATTTCAACCAAGCGCCCATCAGGGGAGGTGCCACTTATGGTGTATCCCGATTCGACAAACACGTTGCGGTAGGCATTGTTGAACTCGTAACGATGCCGATGCCGCTCATACACCACTTCCTCCCGATAAAGATTGAAGGCAAGCGTGTTTGGTACTAACCGACAAGGGTAGAGACCCAATCGCATTGTACCGCCTAGATCGACTACATCCTGTTGTTCCGGTAGGAGATTGATGACTGGGTTTTGGGTAGATGGGTTGAATTCTGAACTATTGGCTTCATGCAGATGTGAGACGTTACGTGCCCATTCAATCACAGAGCATTGCATTCCCAAGCACAGTCCTAAGAATGGAATTTTTTGCTGACGTGCGTAACTAATTGCATCAATCTTGCCATCCACTCCACGAGGACCAAACCCGCCCGGTACGATAATTCCATCAACGCCTTGAAGCAGCACATCGGCTCCCTTAACTTCCACCTCTTCCGAGTTTACCCAGCGGATGTTGAGGGCGCTATCAAGGGCGATCGCGGCGTGACGTAGCGCCTCCACGACCGAAAGGTAAGCATCGCCCAACTGCACATATTTACCAACAATCGCTACTTCAATCTTGTGAATCGGGTGATATAGGCGCTCAACCAGAATGCCCCACTGCGTCAGATCAGGATTGCGCTGCTCCAGTTGCAATAAATCCAATGCTTGATTTGCCAACCCTTCCCGTTCTAAAACCAGCGGTACTTCATAAATGCTGCCCGCATCGGGACAGGCGACAACGCAGGACGCAGGTACATCACAAAAGCCAGAGATTTTTTCCTTTAAGCCAGGAGGCAGTGGGCGATCGCTGCGACAAACCAAAATGTCAGGCTGAATCCCAATAGAGCGAAGTTCTTTAACAGAATGTTGAGTTGGCTTAGTTTTCATTTCACCCGCTGCCGGAATCCACGGGATGAGGGTTACGTGCATATACAAAACATTTTGCCGTCCTACATCCTTACGAAACTGGCGAATTGCTTCTAAAAATGGCAACGATTCAATATCCCCAACCGTACCGCCAATTTCCGTAATCACTACGTCAGGGTTAGTGTTTTGGGCAACTCGCAATACCCGCTCTTTAATCTCGTTGGTGATGTGGGGAATCACCTGAACAGTTCCACCTTGATAGTCGCCCCGACGTTCTTTGTTCAGAACAGCTTGATAAATCGACCCGGTTGTAACACTATTCAGGCGAGACATGGAGGTATCCGTAAAGCGCTCGTAGTGCCCTAAATCCAAATCCGTCTCTGCACCATCCTCAGTCACAAACACTTCGCCATGCTGAAACGGACTCATCGTACCTGGATCAACATTAATGTACGGATCAAGCTTAAGAATCGATACTGAATACTCGCGTGATTTGAGTAAGCGACCCAAACTCGCAGCTACAATCCCTTTTCCAATACTGGAGACCACTCCACCCGTGACAAACACAAACTTAGTCATAACCACTCTAGAGATGGCAAATAGCAAGAAGTCATACCCCGTTCATTTTGGCATAGTTGAACTTCTAATGACTGAACTATCTTTGGTGTAATTTCGGATGGCAGAAACTGTTCACTGCACTACTCCCATACTGAATTGCAAAATAGCCTTTTACCTTCTGGAATATTAGATTCAAACACAAATTTTCATCCATCAAATCGCTTACCAAGCACATCGTCCACAGTCCATCCAAAAATTCGCTCCGCCTCAGCAGACAACTGCGAAACACAAAACTTAGAATTCCATTCAATGATTCCTAACAGAGAGTTTTCGATATGAAATGCCAATCATCGTGGAGCATCTTCTAAAGCTTGTTCGGCTTGTTTGCGATGAGTTATATCAATAATGCTGACTAAGACACAACTAGATGATTTGGTGGGGGCTAGAAATGTGATTGTACACAGGGTATTAATATGGGTTCTTTGAAGAGTTTGTAAAACGGTAATACTTTGCGACTTCAATCGATCAATCGCAACCTTGATAGATGAAAAGTCTTCTTCCCATAAAGAAATACCTACTGCTTCAAAAATGTAGCGATCATGCTTTTCCTATCGCCTGAAATGTTGCCTGAGAGCAGTTTCTACTGCAGTACTATACCGGCTAACTTGCTTACATTCTCCGTTCCACATGACAAATGTGCCGTTTGTGATCCTTTCTCAGGCAAATAGTACACCTCCGAGTAAATCCATAACCCATGAAAATTTGACAAAGAGGGAATTTAGTAACGCCTGATACTATTTGGCTATGGGTTAGCCTGTTATTCATTTACACATTGAACTGAATTACATTAAGCTTCTAGGGTTCCGGCAGACCATCGTTTGTGTCTGGTCCAAGAGAGGCTGGCTGTCAGAAGATTTTACTGCTGCAGTTACACGGCGGGAAAAAAGCCCGGGAGAGCTAAGAAAGCTTTGGAAGATTGCTTTCTTTACTTCCGGGCTTTCGCATATCAGGAAATAGATTGTCTAGTAACTAAGCATCATGACCGATAATCCCCTGTTTCAAAACCTGGCAAGTTCCTCTTCATCGGAAGCGAATCGTGCGTTGGAAAAAGAGACTCAGCTTCCCCTGACTGGATGGCAACAGGAAGTCAGTAAAGGGTTGGAGTATGGATTGGAAGCAGCCGCCAGTATCCGCGATCGCTCTATTCCTACCTTTTCTCGCGGTGAACTGCCCCATTATGCTGGTATCAACACCTTCCTGAAAGCACCCTACCTGGAAGATGTGCGTAAAGTGGGCGAATACGATGTGGCGATCGTCGGCATTCCCCACGACTCCGGCACTACCTACCGTCCCGGTACCCGCTTTGGACCTCAAGGAATTCGCCGGATTTCTGCCCTCTACACACCTTACAACTTTGAACTAGGGGTAGATCTACGCGAGCAAATCACGCTATGTGATATAGGCGATGTCTTCACAATCCCTGGCAACAACGAAAAATCCTTCGATCAGATCTCCAAAGGCGTTGCCCATGTGTTTGAGTCAGGTGCATTTCCGATTCTACTGGGTGGTGATCATTCCATTGGCTTTCCTACTGTGCGCGGCGTGTGTCGGCATTTAGGCGATAAGAAAGTGGGGATTATTCACTTCGATCGCCACGTTGATACTCAGGAAACCGACCTGGATGAACGGATGCACACCTGCCCCTGGTTTCACGCTACCAATATGGCAAACGCCCCCGCCAAAAACCTTGTGCAACTGGGCATTGGCGGTTGGCAGGTACCCCGTCAGGGCGTAAAAGTATGCCGGGAGCGAGCTACCAACATTCTCACCGTCACCGACATTGTGGAACGGGGAATCGATGCCGCGGCTGACTTTGCCCTGGAACGCGCCCTTGATGGCACTGACTGCGTCTGGATCAGTTTTGATATTGATTGCATTGATGCAGGTTTTGTTCCTGGCACTGGCTGGCCCGAACCTGGCGGATTGTTACCTCGCGAAGCCCTTGCCCTGCTCGGCAAAATTATTCAACGGGCACCAGTGTGCGGCTTAGAAGTGGTAGAAGTTTCCCCACCTTATGATGTCAGCGATATGACTGCCCTCATGGCAACTCGTGTTATCTGCGACTCAATGGCGCATCTCGTGGTGTCGGGACAACTTCCCCGCCAACAAAAACCCGCTTATATCCATGCGGAAGCCAATATGCAAGTTGACCAAGCATGGACGTAACCTATGCATGAAACCGACATGACAAAGGCATTAATTCTCACCATTCATGATTGGTGGGAGTCGCAGCCAGAAAGAATCCGGATTTCTAAAGTGCATTTGATTGTGGGTGAATTTACCTGTGTAGAACCTGTTAGTTTGCAATTTGCTTTTGATGTGCAAACCCGCGGCACATTTCTAGAGGGAGCCACCCTAGAAATTCAGGAAACACCGCTGATTGCCTTCTGCCATCAATGCCAGCAGGAGTATTGCCCGGAAGTGGGAATTCACTACGCCTGCCCCACGTGCCGATCGCCCATGGATGATATTCGCTCTGGACGGGAACTGAAAATTGATCGCCTGGAATTTGCTAGTCCCAAAACTGAGGAACCCAAACTATGCATATGACTCACGATGCCGCCCTAGGCATTAACCTGCTACATGCCAATCAAGCAGGAGCTGACTACAACCGTGCCCATTTTGATCAGTGGGGGGTCACCTGCTTCAACCTAATGAGCAGCCCCGGAGCCGGAAAAACCGCGTTATTGGAAAAAACCCTGGTAGCTTTGAGCACCGATCTCAAAATTGCCGTGATTGAAGGTGACATGACCACTGAACTGGATGCTGCTCGTCTGCGTCAGTATGGTGTTCCCGTGATTGCTATTAACACTGGGCGATCGTGCCATCTGGACTCGCGCATGGTAGCTGGGGGAATTCACCGTTTGCAGCACGACTATGACCCCCACCAGTTCGACCTTGTTCTGGTGGAAAATGTCGGCAATCTGGTATGTCCGGCAGAGTTTGAGGTGGGCGAACATGCGAAAGTCGCCCTGCTGAGCATCACCGAAGGGGAAGATAAGCCGCTCAAGTATCCGGTAATGTTCCGTGAAGCCGATTGTTTGCTGATCACTAAAACTGATCTGGCTCCTTACTTGGATGTTAACCTCAGCCGGATTGAGGCAAACGTTCGCCAAATTAATCCTTACGTCACCATTATTCCCGTCTCTGCCAAAACTGGCGATGGATTAGCTGACTGGTTTACCTGGGT is a window of Leptolyngbyaceae cyanobacterium JSC-12 DNA encoding:
- a CDS encoding EAL domain-containing protein (IMG reference gene:2510094936~PFAM: EAL domain), coding for MNLTKQNLEKTEDNIVRTATSLTEPLKLIIQPDTPETRHILNNLGFYSVPQVPQLLYQAICQHQLSNIFTQISQALSEFSQTQSRYCITRSSLSSQTLLIDFLDAQPLSTITASVKHAWFLRVLAQQRLFFDYQPIFDLCNGTVMAYECLARACSDEDDAYFTGQQLIDGAVSLSLTNEFDELALATCLQAIAKTGNPKTFYVNLLPNAIVSNPLFLEQTLQQVKDLGLHPQQIMFELTEVEALLHHHALPKLIDNIRQLGFGIAVDDLYGNVSIDHYFMEFRPDVIKIDRLLTAGCSRQPLKQILVKNLVRSAHELGIPILAEGLEDVSDIQFCRDEGVDYGQGFGLARPNAVLQLAGLNWGEVLSAS
- a CDS encoding hypothetical protein (IMG reference gene:2510094937); its protein translation is MRLKAVWLTTVSLSTLTLLAVISLGESAMQLWTPEVAQAAKVTANLFKRKSLHPVLLSRRDYSQSPLKQPLALNPVYSEDLLSYTLTQRLSLDYPIRDRRSQSSLTGHKSQAAINENQVSAGEIFGSGYDMELRVRQGALEETLKRQKYEIKKLELDLAKEQYRDGKISQAEFNQKAKLYQMALEEYKAFAHSSKMAD
- a CDS encoding transcriptional regulator/sugar kinase (IMG reference gene:2510094938~PFAM: ROK family); translated protein: MGVFPILPANHSSHPAQVIGIDLGGTALKFGCFGPEGTCLKSLSIPTPQPATPETVVATMSDAIAQLDSEQHAIAIGVGTPGPADAAGRIARVAINLSGWHDVPLADWLEAKTGRPTIIANDANCAGLGEAWLGAGRWYRNLILLTLGTGVGGAVILDGKLFVGHHGTAAELGLITLNPNGPPCNSGNQGSLEQYVSVQAIRRRTGLEPKELGEMALAGDPKALAFWQDYGKDLGAGLASLIYVLTPEAVVIGGGVSASADFFLPAVQAEIERRVLPSSRAGLQLLKAELGNQAGIVGAAKLAWQLVDDCVT
- a CDS encoding hypothetical protein (IMG reference gene:2510094939) — translated: MTYWLKLIYDRNTYIIDLDQVGAFCHTPNGRISFVVMDGNTTIVINQQSDPTSYQAVLDYVKNKTGMSLN
- a CDS encoding CTP synthase (IMG reference gene:2510094940~PFAM: Glutamine amidotransferase class-I; CTP synthase N-terminus~TIGRFAM: CTP synthase) produces the protein MTKFVFVTGGVVSSIGKGIVAASLGRLLKSREYSVSILKLDPYINVDPGTMSPFQHGEVFVTEDGAETDLDLGHYERFTDTSMSRLNSVTTGSIYQAVLNKERRGDYQGGTVQVIPHITNEIKERVLRVAQNTNPDVVITEIGGTVGDIESLPFLEAIRQFRKDVGRQNVLYMHVTLIPWIPAAGEMKTKPTQHSVKELRSIGIQPDILVCRSDRPLPPGLKEKISGFCDVPASCVVACPDAGSIYEVPLVLEREGLANQALDLLQLEQRNPDLTQWGILVERLYHPIHKIEVAIVGKYVQLGDAYLSVVEALRHAAIALDSALNIRWVNSEEVEVKGADVLLQGVDGIIVPGGFGPRGVDGKIDAISYARQQKIPFLGLCLGMQCSVIEWARNVSHLHEANSSEFNPSTQNPVINLLPEQQDVVDLGGTMRLGLYPCRLVPNTLAFNLYREEVVYERHRHRYEFNNAYRNVFVESGYTISGTSPDGRLVEIIELPNHPFFIATQFHPEFQSRPNHPHPLFKGFVQATLSHNPSTSLNSDESRSLSSDASEADIEMQSAGLR
- a CDS encoding arginase family hydrolase, arginase/agmainase/formiminoglutamate hydrolase (IMG reference gene:2510094943~PFAM: Arginase family~TIGRFAM: agmatinase) — its product is MTDNPLFQNLASSSSSEANRALEKETQLPLTGWQQEVSKGLEYGLEAAASIRDRSIPTFSRGELPHYAGINTFLKAPYLEDVRKVGEYDVAIVGIPHDSGTTYRPGTRFGPQGIRRISALYTPYNFELGVDLREQITLCDIGDVFTIPGNNEKSFDQISKGVAHVFESGAFPILLGGDHSIGFPTVRGVCRHLGDKKVGIIHFDRHVDTQETDLDERMHTCPWFHATNMANAPAKNLVQLGIGGWQVPRQGVKVCRERATNILTVTDIVERGIDAAADFALERALDGTDCVWISFDIDCIDAGFVPGTGWPEPGGLLPREALALLGKIIQRAPVCGLEVVEVSPPYDVSDMTALMATRVICDSMAHLVVSGQLPRQQKPAYIHAEANMQVDQAWT
- a CDS encoding Hydrogenase-3 nickel incorporation protein HypA (IMG reference gene:2510094944~PFAM: Hydrogenase expression/synthesis hypA family~TIGRFAM: hydrogenase nickel insertion protein HypA); translation: MHETDMTKALILTIHDWWESQPERIRISKVHLIVGEFTCVEPVSLQFAFDVQTRGTFLEGATLEIQETPLIAFCHQCQQEYCPEVGIHYACPTCRSPMDDIRSGRELKIDRLEFASPKTEEPKLCI
- a CDS encoding Hydrogenase nickel incorporation protein HypB (IMG reference gene:2510094945~PFAM: CobW/HypB/UreG, nucleotide-binding domain~TIGRFAM: hydrogenase accessory protein HypB) is translated as MHMTHDAALGINLLHANQAGADYNRAHFDQWGVTCFNLMSSPGAGKTALLEKTLVALSTDLKIAVIEGDMTTELDAARLRQYGVPVIAINTGRSCHLDSRMVAGGIHRLQHDYDPHQFDLVLVENVGNLVCPAEFEVGEHAKVALLSITEGEDKPLKYPVMFREADCLLITKTDLAPYLDVNLSRIEANVRQINPYVTIIPVSAKTGDGLADWFTWVRSTIQNHQPFPRERSQQE